The nucleotide window TCTGGGTTCCAGTTCATCAAGCCCGCTCTGATTAAGTACAAGAGCAGGGATGGGCTGGAAGTTCCCGCCTGGCTGTACCGGCCCAAGGATGCGGGAAATAAGAAGACTCCGCTTGTGGTGTATGCCAGGGCCAACACCAAAGGCATCCACGTCAACGGGTTCTACCCTTACATCCAGTACTACCTGCACAAGGGCTACACCGTGGTCTGTCCTCTGGTAAGGGGTAGTGGGGGGCTGGGCAAACGCTATGAGTTCTTAAACTTTGGGGACTGGGGAGGCGGGGACATCGACGACTTTGCGTATTCGGCCTACCACCTGGCGGAGCAGGGGCTTATCGATAAGGACAAGGTGGTGATGCAGGGGGGAAGCACAGGGGGGTATTTCTCGTTGACGATGTGTTTTAGATACCCGGACTTGCTGAAGGCATCAGTGTGTTTCTATGGGGCGCCGGACTTGATCCACTTCTGGCGGTACAGCGCGGGGGCGGGGAAGCCGGTGCTGGGGGACGTGGTGGCGGGAGACCGGGGCGGGCCGGATATGGCGCCGGAGCACTGGAAGGGGCGGTCGCTTATTTACAACCTGGAGAAGGTGAAGACGCCGCTGCTGTTTTTCTGGGGGGATAGGGACGGGTACAGCGTCGCGATGGGGGACAGTTTCTTTCGAGAGTGCAAGGCCCAGGGGAAGTATGCGGAGTATGTGCAGTACAATTGCGAGCCTCACGGGTGGTACCACTGGCGGCCAGAGGATGTGTCAGACTCGATAAGGAGGATAGCGGCGCATTTTAAGAAGTTTACGGGGGTGTAGGAAGAGGGTTTTGTAGATTTACTGAATGAAAAGGGAAAGAGACGGGCTGTTGGCTTTGACACAGTATCGTTTAGCTAGTGTTTCACCCTCATCTCGCCACGGCGAGTCTTCGACCTGCACCTTCTCCCATCAAGGGAGAAGGAAAAGAATTACACGGCGCCCTATAGCAGAACGCGTTTGCAATATGCGATGGAATCAGATCCCCAGCGGATAGGAAATAGGAGGGAGCATGGCGCAGGAGACGGTACGGATAGGGATTGTGGGGTTTGGGAGGAATACGCGGGAGCGGCACTACCCCGGGTTCAAGGCGCTGAAGGGGGTGGAGCTGGTGAGTGTGGCAAATCGGTCAAGGGAGTCGGGGGATAGGATTGCGGAGGAGTTCGACATACCGAAGGTGTATGACCACTGGACGGAGCTGGTGGCGGCGGAGGACAGCGAGGCCATCATGATCGGGACGTGGCCGTATATGCACTGCCAGATTGTGCTAGCGGCGCTGGCGGCGGGGAAGCACGTGCTGACTGAGGCGCGGATGGCGATGGACTCGGCGCAGGCGAGGATGATGCTGGAGGCGTCGAGGGAGAAGCCGCACCTGGTGTCGATGGTGGTGCCGTCGCCGTTCACGCTGAAGTACGACAAGACGGTACAGGAGGTCATATCGAAGGGTCTGCTGGGCGACTTACTGGCGATTGATTTGCTGGGGAACGACGCCACGTTTATAAATCGAGAAGCGCCGCTGCACTGGCGGCATAATCGCGATTTGAGCGGGTACAACATTTTGAACATGGGGATATGGTACGAGGCGATACTTCGGTGGGTGGGGCCGGCGGTGAAGGTGCAGGCGATGACGCAGGTGAATGTGAACCGTCGGAAGGACGGGGAGGGTGTAGTAAGGGCGGTGACGGTACCGGACCACGTGGAGGCGGTGTGCCAGATGGCGTGCGGGGCGCTGGCGCACATGCGGTTCGGCTCGGTGACGGGGCTGGCCCGTGCGCCGGAGGCGTGGCTGTTCGGCAGCGAGGGTACGCTGCAGGTGGACATGGGGGCGGGGGTTATTCGGGCGGGAAAGCGAGGGGAGAAGGAGTTGAAGGACTACCCGATATCGCCGTCTAAGCAGGGGAAGTGGAGGGTGGAGGAGGAGTTTGTGAACGCGGTTCGGGGCGTGGAGAAGGTGACGCACACGAGTTTTGAGGACGGCGTGAGGTATATGGAGTTCACGGAGGCGGTGACTCGTAGCGCGCAGTCGGGGATGGCGGTGGGGTTGCCGTTGTAGGGGGTGGGAAGGGGAAAGGATAAGACGACATTTTCGCACCTACATAGCACCGACATTGATGAGCATGGAGTCCCAACCCTTCCACCCCGACCCCTCTCTCTAACTCTCCCCCTCAAGGGGGGAGAGGACCAGAAGGAAGCCGGCCGCAGAGTAACGTCTGTTTTAACGGCGATGGCATAGCCTCTTTTAAGAACGACTGAGAGTGGTAATTGCTAGAGGGTTACGGGCTGGCGCTGGGTTTGATGGAGTACTTCGCTGGGTTGGGTCCAGTCTAGGGCCAAGTTGATGAGGCCGAGGAGCAGGGCGGCGGCAATGACGATGGTGTAGCTGCCGGTTTCGTCGAAGACGAGGCCGGCGAGGAAGGGCGTGGAGAAGCTCATGAAGCTCCAGATGGCGATGATGCCCCCTCGCAGGGTGCCGAAGTTCTTGCGGCCAAAGACGTCGGCCAGCAACGCCCAGCTTAGAGACCAGACGCCCTGGTTGGGCGACCAGAATATGGATACGATTACCATTTGCCAGATGTGGGCCTGGCCGATGAGGAGAAGGAAAAGGAAACCGGAGGCCAGCATAACGTCGGCGAGGACTAGGGCCTTGCGTTTGGTCCATCGAACGGCGAGCCAGCCGAAGACCAGGGTCATGGGCATGCCCATGAGGGCGGTAAGGCCCACCAGGACGCCGGCGGTGGACTCAGATAGGCCTTTGTCGGCCCAGATGCCGACGAGATGGACGCCGATGGCGCCCCAGACCATGGAGCGAAGGCCAAGATTAATCGCCAGCTGCCAGTAGGCGCGGGTGGACATGGCCTCGCGGACGCTGAAGTCGTACTGGGAGTAGGCAGGAGCCCTGGGCGCGCCGTCGGAGGAAGATTGGAGGACGCCGTCGGGCTCGAGGCCCATGCTTTCCGGGGAGTCTTTGACTCGGAGGGCAAGGGGGAGGACCAGGGCCCAGATGATGCCGCCGAGGGCTATGGAAGTGATGCGCCAGTCGAAGGTGCCGACGCCCAGGGCCAGTAGGGGGACGATGACGGCGCCGCCGAAGGGGTAGCCGACGCCGGACCAGGTCAGGGCGGAGGTGCGTTTTTTGACGAACCAGCGTCCAATGGCCGTCATGGTGGGGGAGTCGATGCCGGACTGGAAGCCCATGCTGATAACGAAGACGAAGACCAGGAAGTAGAGAAAATAGCTGTCCACGAAGCCCAGGAGGATGAAGCCGAGGCCGCAAAGAAAGGCGGCAGCGAAGAGGACTCGAGCGGGGCCGTGTTTGTCGATGAGGAAGCCGAAGGCGGGGCCCTGGAGACCGCCGAGGAGCCGGGCGACGGTGATGGGAAGGGAGGCGGCGGCGCGGCTGATTTCAAGGTCACGCTGGATGGGGAGGAGGAAGATGGACATGCCCTGGTAGTAGACGCCGGTGGTGAGGGCGTTGACCAGGAAGGCGATGACGACGATCCACCAGCCGTGGAAGACGCGGCTGAGTTTTTGGCGCAGGAGTATGGTAGTGTCCTTGGGCGAAAAGCTGAGGGAGGATGGTAAAGG belongs to SAR202 cluster bacterium and includes:
- a CDS encoding Gfo/Idh/MocA family oxidoreductase is translated as MAQETVRIGIVGFGRNTRERHYPGFKALKGVELVSVANRSRESGDRIAEEFDIPKVYDHWTELVAAEDSEAIMIGTWPYMHCQIVLAALAAGKHVLTEARMAMDSAQARMMLEASREKPHLVSMVVPSPFTLKYDKTVQEVISKGLLGDLLAIDLLGNDATFINREAPLHWRHNRDLSGYNILNMGIWYEAILRWVGPAVKVQAMTQVNVNRRKDGEGVVRAVTVPDHVEAVCQMACGALAHMRFGSVTGLARAPEAWLFGSEGTLQVDMGAGVIRAGKRGEKELKDYPISPSKQGKWRVEEEFVNAVRGVEKVTHTSFEDGVRYMEFTEAVTRSAQSGMAVGLPL
- a CDS encoding MFS transporter: PLPSSLSFSPKDTTILLRQKLSRVFHGWWIVVIAFLVNALTTGVYYQGMSIFLLPIQRDLEISRAAASLPITVARLLGGLQGPAFGFLIDKHGPARVLFAAAFLCGLGFILLGFVDSYFLYFLVFVFVISMGFQSGIDSPTMTAIGRWFVKKRTSALTWSGVGYPFGGAVIVPLLALGVGTFDWRITSIALGGIIWALVLPLALRVKDSPESMGLEPDGVLQSSSDGAPRAPAYSQYDFSVREAMSTRAYWQLAINLGLRSMVWGAIGVHLVGIWADKGLSESTAGVLVGLTALMGMPMTLVFGWLAVRWTKRKALVLADVMLASGFLFLLLIGQAHIWQMVIVSIFWSPNQGVWSLSWALLADVFGRKNFGTLRGGIIAIWSFMSFSTPFLAGLVFDETGSYTIVIAAALLLGLINLALDWTQPSEVLHQTQRQPVTL